One genomic window of Paramormyrops kingsleyae isolate MSU_618 chromosome 22, PKINGS_0.4, whole genome shotgun sequence includes the following:
- the LOC111849239 gene encoding uncharacterized protein, with product MSDGRMPMRSSSLSCAASLFFWAILEESDMEALRPPTGSSSGSPSIWLVAMVVVLFVTLIGGTVTVTLMVMEIRRELAEINMTHPHNHSKVHQSSSILTPKFEQVKTTTILWELHPGQSGVTYNADNGKIQVEHNGTYLMYLNLGVRCNPHNYCSRATLTIRVKDQTKTQLTCEVKLPAGAKTVWANDCLSVVPLSAQQPLMAEMITTVENEEWKLIREHSKLGLLPVDKLGK from the exons ATGAGTGACGGACGGATGCCGATGCGCAGTTCTTCTCTCTCCTGTGCAGCCTCTCTTTTTTTCTGGGCAATTTTGGAAG AAAGTGACATGGAAGCTCTACGACCGCCGACTGGCAGCAGCTCCGGCAGTCCGTCCATCTGGCTTGTGGCGATGGTCGTGGTTCTTTTCGTGACTCTGATCGGGGGAACAGTGACAGTCACCTTGATGGTGATGGAGATCCGGAGAGAGCTGGCCGAAATCAACATGACCCACCCGCACAACCACAGCAAG GTACATCAATCTTCCTCCATCCTCACACCGAAATTCG AACAAGTAAAGACCACCACCATTTTGTGGGAACTGCACCCAGGGCAGAGTGGAGTGACCTACAATGCGGACAATGGAAAGATACAGGTTGAGCATAATGGAACATACTTGATGTACCTGAACTTGGGAGTGCGCTGTAATCCTCATAACTACTGCAGTAGGGCCACGTTGACTATCAGGGTTAAGGACCAAACCAAGACACAGTTAACCTGCGAGGTGAAGCTTCCGGCAGGTGCGAAAACCGTGTGGGCAAACGATTGCTTGTCCGTGGTGCCTCTGAGTGCCCAGCAACCCCTCATGGCAGAGATGATTACGACTGTGGAAAATGAGGAGTGGAAGCTGATCCGGGAGCACAGCAAGCTGGGGCTCCTCCCGGTGGACAAGCTGGGGAagtga